One region of Desulfovibrio sp. JC022 genomic DNA includes:
- a CDS encoding class I SAM-dependent methyltransferase, with product MANLLKLITPLHTSTKREYLPRMVDDKVECMLKAKEYEFDYWDGDRRYGYGGYRYLAGYWTPVAEKLIETYGLHKGARILDVGCGKAFLLYELHKLGMEVHGFDISHHGLEGAKDEIRDKLFRHKAEEPFPYADKEFDLVISVNSLHNLPVFNFKKALVEMERVGRNKYLCVESFRNEQELFNLQCWALTCESFFSKKEWEWLFTEFNYSGDYEFIYFE from the coding sequence ATGGCAAATCTACTAAAACTAATCACTCCGCTACACACATCCACCAAACGCGAATACCTGCCGCGCATGGTGGATGATAAAGTAGAGTGCATGCTCAAGGCCAAGGAATACGAATTCGACTACTGGGACGGAGACCGTCGCTACGGATACGGAGGCTACCGTTACCTTGCAGGCTACTGGACCCCGGTGGCTGAGAAACTGATCGAGACCTACGGACTGCATAAGGGTGCACGCATTCTAGATGTGGGCTGCGGCAAAGCATTCCTGCTCTATGAATTGCATAAACTGGGCATGGAAGTGCACGGCTTTGATATTTCCCACCACGGGCTTGAAGGAGCAAAAGACGAAATCCGCGACAAACTGTTCAGACACAAGGCCGAAGAACCGTTTCCATACGCTGACAAGGAGTTCGATCTGGTTATTTCCGTCAATTCCCTGCACAATCTGCCCGTCTTCAATTTCAAAAAAGCCCTGGTCGAAATGGAAAGGGTGGGTCGAAATAAATATCTTTGTGTTGAAAGCTTCCGCAATGAACAGGAATTGTTTAATCTCCAATGCTGGGCCCTAACCTGTGAATCTTTTTTCAGTAAAAAAGAGTGGGAATGGCTTTTCACGGAATTCAATTATTCCGGTGACTATGAATTCATCTACTTTGAATAA